The following proteins are co-located in the Cyprinus carpio isolate SPL01 chromosome B19, ASM1834038v1, whole genome shotgun sequence genome:
- the ldlrap1a gene encoding low density lipoprotein receptor adapter protein 1a isoform X2, with amino-acid sequence MDVLKSARRAFIRSPSLTKQSRSSGKHQKLPENWTDTRETLLEGMTFNLRHLGMTLVDQPKGEELSAAAVKRIVATAKASGKKLPKVALKVSPQGIVLCDIVSNQLIENISIFRISYCTADKMHDKVFAFIAQNQQNETLECHAFLCAKRKVAQAVTLTVAQAFRVAFEFWEVAKEERENRVKWDSAGETSNSSQSERSVSLNSLKVGVATENLLDIDDYSSAVENVDNPTESNNNSTTLWEMDDGLEEAFSRLAESRTNPQVLDIGVMPQDWNSETDWDKTNGNAPNADELFSL; translated from the exons ATGGACGTGCTAAAATCAGCCAGAAGGGCTTTTATTCGCAGTCCCAGCCTGACCAAACAGTCCCGGAGCTCAGGCAAACACCAGA AGCTCCCTGAGAACTGGACTGACACGAGAGAGACTCTTCTGGAGGGAATGACCTTTAACCTTCGGCATCTGGGCATGACTCTGGTGGACCAACCCAAAGGCGAGGAGCTCTCAGCCGCTGCTGTCAAGAGGATTGTTGCCACT GCCAAAGCCAGTGGGAAGAAACTGCCCAAAGTGGCCCTGAAAGTGTCTCCTCAGGGAATCGTCCTGTGTGACATTGTGTCCAACCAGCTGATCGAGAACATTTCCATATTCAG GATATCATACTGCACAGCTGACAAGATGCATGACAAAGTGTTTGCTTTCATCGCCCAGAACCAGCAGAATGAGACACTGGAGTGCCACGCATTCCTCTGTGCCAAACGGAAAGTG GCCCAGGCGGTCACACTCACGGTGGCTCAGGCCTTCAGAGTGGCCTTCGAGTTCTGGGAGGTTGCCAAAGAAG AGAGAGAGAACCGTGTGAAATGGGATTCAGCTGGAGAGACGTCCAACAGTTCACAGTCAGAGAGATCGGTCAGCCTGAACAGCCTTAAAGTAGGAG TAGCTACAGAGAACCTGTTGGACATTGATGATTACTCATCTGCTGTGGAAAATGTGGACAATCCTACCGAAtccaacaacaacagcaccaccCTATGG GAGATGGATGATGGTCTGGAAGAGGCTTTTTCAAG ACTCGCTGAGTCTCGTACTAACCCCCAGGTCCTGGACATTGGGGTGATGCCTCAGGACTGGAACTCTGAGACCGACTGGGACAAGACCAATGGAAACGCACCAAACGCCGATGAGCTCTTCAGTCTCTGA
- the ldlrap1a gene encoding low density lipoprotein receptor adapter protein 1a isoform X3, producing the protein MDVLKSARRAFIRSPSLTKQSRSSGKHQKLPENWTDTRETLLEGMTFNLRHLGMTLVDQPKGEELSAAAVKRIVATAKASGKKLPKVALKVSPQGIVLCDIVSNQLIENISIFRISYCTADKMHDKVFAFIAQNQQNETLECHAFLCAKRKVAQAVTLTVAQAFRVAFEFWEVAKEERENRVKWDSAGETSNSSQSERSVSLNSLKVGAVATENLLDIDDYSSAVENVDNPTESNNNSTTLWEMDDGLEEAFSSCSLDSYEYSPDSLSLVLTPRSWTLG; encoded by the exons ATGGACGTGCTAAAATCAGCCAGAAGGGCTTTTATTCGCAGTCCCAGCCTGACCAAACAGTCCCGGAGCTCAGGCAAACACCAGA AGCTCCCTGAGAACTGGACTGACACGAGAGAGACTCTTCTGGAGGGAATGACCTTTAACCTTCGGCATCTGGGCATGACTCTGGTGGACCAACCCAAAGGCGAGGAGCTCTCAGCCGCTGCTGTCAAGAGGATTGTTGCCACT GCCAAAGCCAGTGGGAAGAAACTGCCCAAAGTGGCCCTGAAAGTGTCTCCTCAGGGAATCGTCCTGTGTGACATTGTGTCCAACCAGCTGATCGAGAACATTTCCATATTCAG GATATCATACTGCACAGCTGACAAGATGCATGACAAAGTGTTTGCTTTCATCGCCCAGAACCAGCAGAATGAGACACTGGAGTGCCACGCATTCCTCTGTGCCAAACGGAAAGTG GCCCAGGCGGTCACACTCACGGTGGCTCAGGCCTTCAGAGTGGCCTTCGAGTTCTGGGAGGTTGCCAAAGAAG AGAGAGAGAACCGTGTGAAATGGGATTCAGCTGGAGAGACGTCCAACAGTTCACAGTCAGAGAGATCGGTCAGCCTGAACAGCCTTAAAGTAGGAG CAGTAGCTACAGAGAACCTGTTGGACATTGATGATTACTCATCTGCTGTGGAAAATGTGGACAATCCTACCGAAtccaacaacaacagcaccaccCTATGG GAGATGGATGATGGTCTGGAAGAGGCTTTTTCAAG CTGCAGTTTGGATAGCTATGAGTACTCTCCAG ACTCGCTGAGTCTCGTACTAACCCCCAGGTCCTGGACATTGGGGTGA
- the ldlrap1a gene encoding low density lipoprotein receptor adapter protein 1a isoform X1 yields MDVLKSARRAFIRSPSLTKQSRSSGKHQKLPENWTDTRETLLEGMTFNLRHLGMTLVDQPKGEELSAAAVKRIVATAKASGKKLPKVALKVSPQGIVLCDIVSNQLIENISIFRISYCTADKMHDKVFAFIAQNQQNETLECHAFLCAKRKVAQAVTLTVAQAFRVAFEFWEVAKEERENRVKWDSAGETSNSSQSERSVSLNSLKVGAVATENLLDIDDYSSAVENVDNPTESNNNSTTLWEMDDGLEEAFSRLAESRTNPQVLDIGVMPQDWNSETDWDKTNGNAPNADELFSL; encoded by the exons ATGGACGTGCTAAAATCAGCCAGAAGGGCTTTTATTCGCAGTCCCAGCCTGACCAAACAGTCCCGGAGCTCAGGCAAACACCAGA AGCTCCCTGAGAACTGGACTGACACGAGAGAGACTCTTCTGGAGGGAATGACCTTTAACCTTCGGCATCTGGGCATGACTCTGGTGGACCAACCCAAAGGCGAGGAGCTCTCAGCCGCTGCTGTCAAGAGGATTGTTGCCACT GCCAAAGCCAGTGGGAAGAAACTGCCCAAAGTGGCCCTGAAAGTGTCTCCTCAGGGAATCGTCCTGTGTGACATTGTGTCCAACCAGCTGATCGAGAACATTTCCATATTCAG GATATCATACTGCACAGCTGACAAGATGCATGACAAAGTGTTTGCTTTCATCGCCCAGAACCAGCAGAATGAGACACTGGAGTGCCACGCATTCCTCTGTGCCAAACGGAAAGTG GCCCAGGCGGTCACACTCACGGTGGCTCAGGCCTTCAGAGTGGCCTTCGAGTTCTGGGAGGTTGCCAAAGAAG AGAGAGAGAACCGTGTGAAATGGGATTCAGCTGGAGAGACGTCCAACAGTTCACAGTCAGAGAGATCGGTCAGCCTGAACAGCCTTAAAGTAGGAG CAGTAGCTACAGAGAACCTGTTGGACATTGATGATTACTCATCTGCTGTGGAAAATGTGGACAATCCTACCGAAtccaacaacaacagcaccaccCTATGG GAGATGGATGATGGTCTGGAAGAGGCTTTTTCAAG ACTCGCTGAGTCTCGTACTAACCCCCAGGTCCTGGACATTGGGGTGATGCCTCAGGACTGGAACTCTGAGACCGACTGGGACAAGACCAATGGAAACGCACCAAACGCCGATGAGCTCTTCAGTCTCTGA